In the Nothobranchius furzeri strain GRZ-AD chromosome 15, NfurGRZ-RIMD1, whole genome shotgun sequence genome, one interval contains:
- the LOC107390574 gene encoding uncharacterized protein isoform X3, which translates to MDSSQTDKKRATSPTQSTVSAQSYGSKDEPLNFRNAEQSGPNKQRPTSPTQSTVSAQSSRSKDEPLNFRNAEQSGPNKQRPTSPTQSTVSAQSSRSKDEPLNFRNPEQSGPNKQRPTSPTQSTVSAQSSRSKDEPLNFRNAEQSGPNKQRPTSPTQSTVSVQSSRSKDEPLNFRNAEQSEPNKQRPTSPTQSTVSAQSSRSKDEPLNFRNAEQSGPNKQRLTSPTQSTVSAQSSRSKDEPLNFRNPEQSGPNKQRPTSPTQSTVSAQSSRSKDEPLNFRNAEQSEPNKQRPTSPTQSTVSAQSSRSKDEPLNFRNAEQSGPNKQRPTSLTQSTVSAQSSRSKDEPLNFRNPEQSGPNKQRPTSPTQSTVSAQSSRSKDEPLNFRNPEQSGLNKQRPTSPTQSTVSAQSSRSKAEPLNFRNAEQSGPNKQRPTSPTQSTVSAQSSRSKDEPLNFRNAQQSGPKKQRPTSPTQSTVSAPNSRSNRVRANATLREIINATKSEIHGKPKLKDTGRKKVLSLYKTEVDQVQTDTELYKTDKNKEPEGELIKSYKDLFADSNNAVRTVLTRGVAGIGKTFQSKLFMVEWANQKSNKDIDIILPLQFDEMNVRREAQSMEDLLNNFFSDAKGPRFSIYDECKVAFVLDGLENCELPLNFKNSDVKDIKEKVSMDVLLTNLIKGNLLPKALLWIISQPSGVQKIPSEYISKITECRETKERRKKLALKLKKRVVKENKHIALKDEVNHPNQKNTEHIIRGKPNDEGTENGKHETTQLKSLTRVKDPAEIFKDENEKKIRTVLTIGEADVGKSYLMQKFITAWCKSDSQRSYFSPFLSWLSQAETNEDILFHFDFLKFNAVKKEKFSLVGLLNHFFAETKHCVISDYTKFNIVFVLDGLEAFQPPLNFDNNEILTDVREPASVDVLLTNLIRGNLLPSAKVWITSRSSADEKRPDIFDRLTEIREKPDITSHKKLKIQLKERFTHVCEGIDQQKISVLLNEIYTDLYIIEGERGDVNTQHEIKQVQDAKFKPAKEEKSIKYCDIFRLDSDNKPIKTVLTIGVAGIGKTFASVKYILDWAESVTNGDYYYIFPLPFRELNLRKEEEHSFEDLLHQFFPAMKTSEITDYDKYKILIILDGFDECRLDLKFNENDIWKDVKKPKSVSVLLSNLIQGHLLPEAQIWITSRPAASNSIPAETVDRLTEVRGFNDEQKEEYFRKRYSDKELAENIWSNVKKSRSIYIMCHIPLFCWITSKVMEDFNQQNEEIKELPKTLTDMYTHFLLLQCRQANVKYDTEEDESSQSCWNTRNKETVLSLGKLAFEALERGDLLFTEENLTDYGIDVTKAVVFSGLFTQIKREEHGVYQHKLFCFVHLSIQEFLAALYVSHSFSCNGDYLFIDHRTADSDLPASEFYKEAVDKATASEHGRWDLFLRFLLGLFVKTNQDLLQELIKRPETYEMNYKETVEYIKTKTKEDTSDPDENLNLFHCLNELNDHSLVNEIKTSIQSEKKEYEQFTHSQWSALTFVLLTSDETLEVFDLKKYLKSEKVLLGMLPVVRVSKSALLSWCELSEESCHGLTSSVLKNASSNLTDLDLSHNDLLDSGVEQLAEGLKSRHCKLEALILSGCQVTEKGCDFLASALKSNKASNLKKLDLSYNHPGENGMRVLNDVAADSHWKLETIRFDHDGPHRLKPGLKKYGADLKHCKQKTCSAGK; encoded by the exons TCAAACTGACAAGAAGAGAGCAACTTCACCTACACAGAGCACTGTGTCTGCGCAGAGTTACGGGTCCAAGGATGAACCACTAAACTTCAGGAATGCAGAACAAAG TGGACCTAACAAGCAGAGACCAACTTCACCTACACAGAGCACTGTGTCTGCGCAGAGTTCCAGGTCCAAGGATGAACCACTGAACTTCAGGAATGCAGAACAAAG TGGACCTAACAAGCAGAGACCAACTTCACCTACACAGAGCACTGTGTCTGCGCAGAGTTCCAGGTCCAAGGATGAACCACTGAACTTCAGGAATCCAGAACAAAG TGGACCTAACAAGCAGAGACCAACTTCACCTACACAGAGCACTGTGTCTGCGCAGAGTTCCAGGTCCAAGGATGAACCACTGAACTTCAGGAATGCAGAACAAAG TGGACCTAACAAGCAGAGACCAACTTCACCTACACAGAGCACTGTGTCTGTGCAGAGTTCCAGGTCCAAGGATGAACCACTGAACTTCAGGAATGCAGAACAAAG TGAACCTAACAAGCAGAGACCAACTTCACCTACACAGAGCACTGTGTCTGCGCAGAGTTCCAGGTCCAAGGATGAACCACTAAACTTCAGGAATGCAGAACAAAG TGGACCTAACAAGCAGAGACTAACTTCACCTACACAGAGCACTGTGTCTGCGCAGAGTTCCAGGTCCAAGGATGAACCACTGAACTTCAGGAATCCAGAACAAAG TGGACCTAACAAGCAGAGACCAACTTCGCCTACACAGAGCACTGTGTCTGCACAGAGTTCCAGGTCCAAGGATGAACCACTAAACTTCAGGAATGCAGAACAAAG TGAACCTAACAAGCAGAGACCAACTTCACCTACACAGAGCACTGTGTCTGCGCAGAGTTCCAGGTCCAAGGATGAACCACTAAACTTCAGGAATGCAGAACAAAG TGGACCTAACAAGCAGAGACCAACTTCACTTACACAGAGCACTGTGTCTGCGCAGAGTTCCAGGTCCAAGGATGAACCACTGAACTTCAGGAATCCAGAACAAAG TGGACCTAACAAGCAGAGACCAACTTCACCTACACAGAGCACTGTGTCTGCGCAGAGTTCCAGGTCCAAGGATGAACCACTGAACTTCAGGAATCCAGAACAAAG TGGACTTAACAAGCAGAGACCAACTTCGCCTACACAGAGCACTGTGTCTGCACAGAGTTCCAGGTCCAAGGCTGAACCACTAAACTTCAGGAATGCAGAACAAAG TGGACCTAACAAGCAGAGACCAACTTCACCTACACAGAGCACTGTGTCTGCGCAGAGTTCCAGGTCCAAGGATGAACCACTGAACTTCAGGAATGCACAACAAAG TGGACCTAAAAAGCAGAGACCAACTTCGCCGACACAGAGCACTGTGTCTGCACCGAATTCCCGGTCCAATAGAGTTCGGGCCAATGCGACATTACGTGAAATAATCAATGCAACAAagtcag AGATCCATGGTAAACCTAAACTTAAAGACACCGGGAGGAAAAAGGTCTTGTCACTATACAAGACTGAAGTGGATCAGGTGCAGACGGACACAGAACTCTACAAGACTGATAAAAACAAAGAACCTGAGGGGGAACTGATAAAATCCTACAAGGATTTATTTGCCGACTCAAACAATGCTGTCCGAACGGTGCTTACAAGAGGGGTGGCAGGAATTGGTAAaacatttcagtcaaagttgttcATGGTTGAATGGGCAAACCAAAAATCCAACAAAGACATCGACATCATACTCCCACTTCAGTTTGATGAGATGAATGTCCGACGAGAAGCTCAAAGCATGGAAGATCTGCTCAATAATTTCTTCAGTGATGCCAAAGGACCAAGATTTTCTATTTATGATGAGTGCAAAGTAGCTTTCGTCCTGGATGGTTTGGAAAACTGTGAACTTCCTCTGAACTTCAAGAACAGTGATGTTAAAGATATCAAGGAGAAAGTATCAATGGATGTGCTGCTAACTAACCTCATCAAAGGAAACCTGCTTCCCAAAGCACTTCTCTGGATCATCTCTCAACCCTCAGGAGTTCAGAAGATTCCTTCTGAATATATCAGTAAAATTACAGAATGTCGAG AAACCAAGGAACGTCGGAAGAAGCTGGCATTAAAACTCAAAAAAAGAGTTGTAAAGGAAAACAAACACATCGCACTGAAGGACGAAGTCAATCACCCTAATCAGAAAAACACAGAGCATATCATCAGAGGAAAACCTAATGATGAGGGCACAGAGAATGGGAAACATGAAACAACTCAGTTAAAATCCTTAACTCGAGTGAAGGATCCGGCTGAAATCTTTAAAGATGAAAATGAGAAGAAAATCAGAACTGTTTTGACCATTGGAGAAGCAGATGTTGGAAAATCCTACCTTATGCAAAAATTTATTACTGCATGGTGCAAAAGTGACAGCCAGCGTTCGTACTTTTCTCCTTTTTTAAGTTGGTTGAGCCAAGCTGAAACAAATGAAGACATTTTGTTTCATTTTGATTTCCTAAAATTCAATgcagtaaaaaaagaaaaattcagtttggtgGGACTTCTTAACCACTTCTTTGCTGAAACCAAGCATTGTGTCATTTCCGATTATACCAAATTCAACATTGTATTTGTCTTGGATGGTCTGGAGGCTTTTCAACCTCCTCTGAACTTTGACAACAATGAGATCTTGACTGATGTCCGAGAGCCAGCCTCTGTGGATGTGTTATTGACAAACCTCATCAGAGGAAACCTGCTCCCATCAGCCAAAGTCTGGATAACCTCCCGATCTTCAGCTGATGAAAAGCGCCCTGACATTTTTGACAGGTTAACAGAAATAAGGG AGAAGCCTGATATTACAAGTCACAAAAAGCTCAAAATTCAACTGAAGGAGCGTTTTACCCACGTATGCGAAGGGATCGATCAGCAGAAAATATCTGTGCTTCTTAATGAGATCTACACAGACCTGTACATCATAGAGGGGGAGAGAGGAGATGTTAATACTCAGCATGAGATCAAACAGGTACAAGATGCAAAGTTCAAACCAGCAAAAGAAGAAAAATCCATCAAATATTGTGACATTTTCAGACTAGACTCTGATAATAAACCCATTAAAACAGTGCTGACAATCGGCGTGGCTGGCATAGGAAAAACGTTTGCTTCAGTGAAGTACATACTGGACTGGGCTGAGAGTGTCACCAATGGAGATTATTATTACATATTTCCACTTCCTTTTCGAGAGCTGAATCTGAGAAAAGAGGAAGAACACAGTTTTGAAGATCTTCTTCATCAGTTCTTCCCAGCTATGAAGACCTCAGAAATTACTGACTATGACAAGTACAAGATTCTAATCATTCTGGATGGTTTCGATGAATGTCGCCTTGATCTTAAGTTCAATGAAAATGATATTTGGAAAGATGTGAAGAAGCCAAAGTCAGTCAGTGTTCTGCTAAGTAATCTCATTCAGGGGCATCTGCTCCCTGAAGCTCAAATCTGGATCACCTCTCGACCAGCAGCATCCAACAGCATCCCTGCTGAGACAGTTGACCGATTGACAGAAGTGAGGGGATTCAATGATGAGCAAAAGGAAGAGTATTTCAGGAAGAGGTACAGTGATAAGGAGCTGGCTGAAAACATCTGGTCAAATGTAAAAAAATCGAGGAGCATTTACATCATGTGTCATATCCCTCTTTTCTGCTGGATAACATCAAAGGTTATGGAGGACTTTAACCAGCAAAATGAAGAGATCAAAGAGCTGCCAAAGACTCTGACTGATATGTACACACATTTCCTCCTGCTGCAGTGCAGACAGGCTAACGTGAAGTATGACACAGAAGAAGACGAGAGTTCTCAGTCATGCTGGAATACAAGAAATAAAGAAACCGTTTTATCTCTGGGGAAACTGGCCTTTGAGGCACTAGAAAGAGGAGACCTTCTCTTCACTGAAGAAAACCTGACAGATTACGGTATTGATGTCACAAAAGCTGTGGTCTTCTCTGGGTTGTTCACCCAGATAAAACGAGAAGAACATGGAGTGTACCAACACAAACTGTTCTGCTTTGTCCATTTAAGCATTCAAGAGTTCTTGGCAGCCCTTTACGTTTCTCATTCATTCAGTTGCAACGGTGATTATCTGTTCATCGATCATAGAACAGCCGACTCAGACCTGCCTGCCTCAGAGTTTTATAAGGAGGCGGTGGATAAGGCTACAGCAAGTGAACATGGTAGATGGGACCTGTTCCTTCGATTCCTGCTTGGCCTCTTTGTGAAAACCAATCAGGATCTACTTCAGGAGCTCATTAAAAGACCTGAAACTTATGAGATGAATTATAAGGAAACAGTTGAGTACATCAAAACCAAGACCAAAGAAGACACCAGTGATCCAGATGAAAACTTAAATCTTTTCCACTGCCTGAACGAGCTGAATGACCACTCTCTTGTTAACGAGATTAAAAcgtcaatccaatcagaaaaaaaggaaTATGAACAATTCACTCACTCACAGTGGTCAGCTCTGACTTTTGTGTTGTTGACATCAGATGAAACGCTTGAAGTGTTTGATCTTAAGAAGTACCTGAAATCAGAGAAAGTTCTTCTAGGAATGCTTCCAGTGGTCCGAGTCTCGAAATctgctct GCTGAGTTGGTGTGAACTCTCTGAAGAATCGTGTCATGGTTTGACATCCTCAGTTCTCAAGAATGCTTCCTCAAACCTCACAGACCTGGACCTGAGTCACAATGATCTACTGGATTCAGGTGTGGAGCAACTAGCTGAAGGACTGAAGAGTCGACACTGCAAACTGGAGGCACTGAT CTTATCAGGTTGCCAGGTGACTGAGAAAGGCTGTGATTTTCTGGCATCAGCACTCAAATCTAACAAAGCCTCCAACTTGAAGAAACTTGATCTGAGCTACAACCATCCAGGAGAAAATGGGATGAGAGTACTCAATGACGTTGCTGCTGACTCTCATTGGAAGCTTGAGACAATACG GTTTGACCACGACGGGCCACATCGGTTAAAGCCCGGGCTGAAGAAAT ATGGTGCAGATCTCAAACACTGCAAGCAAAAGACTTGTTCTGCTGGAAAATGA